The DNA segment TGATGCAGGATCGCTGACTTTAGTCTTGCTAACTCCATCACCAGCAACATAGTAAAGACTATCATCCCATTTACCAAATACTGTTGCGGCTTTTTGCCCAGCCACATCTTCAACAAAACCATTTACCTACACAACGTTCACATAAGTGTTGTTTCAAGTACATTAGATTATATATCATTGTAACTCACCTGGTGTGGATTTCTCTCAAGAATGGATTGTTCCTTAAACTTGAGTGTACAAGAATGTTGGCGGTTCCCACGGATTTGCATCACCCCATGATGATCACAGTAAAGTTTACCTAGTATGATATTGTATATAGTTGATGTTACCTAAAAAAACAAAGatcattataaaattatttcagaGCCAAAAAGACAGCAAAAAGAGAGTCCAaagtttgtatatatataccttGCTCCATTGAAACACTTCTCCATCATCAAACTCCAAAGTCAAAACACCAACAGGTTCCACTTGAATAGATCTCCCCCAAAACTTTGACCTGAGGTTAGTGTCACCCCAGAACTTCCACCCTTTACCTTCACAGTGGTTGGCGATAACAGTTGGATGGTGACTCacctaaaaaaaaagaatgatatTCCCATAGTCTTGAGTAAAATTTCTTACATTTACACATACTAACTTAAGTGTTGAAAGAAGTACCTTCTCAGAGAAGAAACGTATTCCCTTTTCAGGAAAGTCAGCTTCATATGTTTCTCCAAGCAAAGGATTGAAGGGCTTACAGTGTCTGCCTTCAGTGGAAGCATAGCCAGAGACCGCAAATGCAGCAACGTTCAAGGCTCTTAGCAGACCGTTCCCCTAGAAATCCAACAACATAAGAGACTGTAGTGTAGCAATTACAAGTAAAGAGAGTTTGTTTTCACTTACAGATTTGCCATGTTCATATGCTCGGTCCAGAAGATAAGAGTACTCCAAGTCTTCAAAGCATTTTTGGAGGGATGATATTGGTTCGTTGAAATAGACAGGGAGGCAAACTCGGGTGAGATCTTTTCCAACGTTGTCTTTGATCATAGACCAAAGACTTACAGCTTTCTCTTTCTCAGCTGGATCAGGAAGTTTTGTTCTTCTCTTGATATCCGCGTATCCAGAGTTATTAGATAGATTGGATCCAGAACCAACGTTAGGTTCGTTAAAGTACTCCTTTGTGTCGTGGAAGGAAGGCTCATCTTCTTCGGACACATCCTCGAATTCTTGTTTATCGTCAGATGAAGCAGTTGTGCTGCATTCTAGAAACCAAATAACGTCAAGCCAACACACACAAAGGAAGCTGAAAGCATTCAATGCGTTAGAGCATGTACCACTATACTTTCCACGTCCAAGGCTTGAATGGATCCCTGATGCTCCAGCTTCGAGGTTAGCTTCCTATCAACATCAAATCAGACACATGAGAGACCAAACCATCAACCGTGACCATATATATTACGAAGCTTACCTCAAGCTGCCTTAATGCGTCAAACAAATTAGTCCGTTCTTCATGAAGTAGTTTGATTTGTCCATGCATTTCAGAAAACTCTGATAGCATGATCTGCTCGCAGTCTTTTACGAGATTCTCGTTCATTCCAGCTTCTTGCAACCGTTTCTTTAACCTCTCCGTTGATATAGACAAATCCTTTGGTGAGGTGAAGGAGAAATCCCCATTAAGTGACCGGAGAGGAAAAATGCATTTTGCAGATGCTAAAGCTTGTAACCAAGCTGCTCTATCACTTATAGAGTCAGTCCGCAGATGAAGAGTCTTGGTCGCTGTGAATATATAGAACTTCCTATCATCAGATTTGCTTTCTCTGAAAGATGAAACCTGCTGGAGgaaaacatagaaaatatataaatctagTTACAAGCTCAAGTACTTAATCAAACcaataaaaagacaaaacaaaaagcaAAGTAGAGACCACAAATTCGTCCAACAAGAAATCTGTTTCTGGATCAAAAATCTCATAGATCCATCTTGTAAGAAGCAAAAAGGAccctaaaatttcaaaaactatatgctcaactttgaaaaaaaaaagcttgaaGCTGCAGATTAAAACTACAGGAACAAATCAAGCTGGGCCCATGAAGAAATCATTTTAGACTGGATAAGGCACGTTAGATTTTATATAGGTTGAGAAAGACAAAAGTTATTATCTATCagcaaaaacataaacaaaaaaaaatatcataaggTTATGACTGAATCAGAGTATTTGGATTAggctaaatatttaaaatttgaaagttCAA comes from the Brassica rapa cultivar Chiifu-401-42 chromosome A01, CAAS_Brap_v3.01, whole genome shotgun sequence genome and includes:
- the LOC103860119 gene encoding oxysterol-binding protein-related protein 2A isoform X4; protein product: MIKDNVGKDLTRVCLPVYFNEPISSLQKCFEDLEYSYLLDRAYEHGKSGNGLLRALNVAAFAVSGYASTEGRHCKPFNPLLGETYEADFPEKGIRFFSEKVSHHPTVIANHCEGKGWKFWGDTNLRSKFWGRSIQVEPVGVLTLEFDDGEVFQWSKVTSTIYNIILGKLYCDHHGVMQIRGNRQHSCTLKFKEQSILERNPHQVNGFVEDVAGQKAATVFGKWDDSLYYVAGDGVSKTKVSDPASNASLLWRRTKPPLNVTRYNLTSFAITLNELTPGLKEMLPPTDSRLRPDQRHLENGEYEKANLEKQRLERRQRMSRQLQESGWRPRWFEKQGENETFKYTGGYWEARGHRKWDDCPNIFGEFTEEQLADSA
- the LOC103860119 gene encoding oxysterol-binding protein-related protein 2A isoform X1, which codes for MRVKELHPLCCITLESPHALDDNKPPPEPVTNLTRSRSLPATSLTGGSNRRSLASAGSVAGILYKWTNFSKGWRSRYFLLRDGILSYSKIRRPENLNLLSSSDDVRLIGNISADRLSRMDSCSGRRKQEKSVGIVHLKQVSSFRESKSDDRKFYIFTATKTLHLRTDSISDRAAWLQALASAKCIFPLRSLNGDFSFTSPKDLSISTERLKKRLQEAGMNENLVKDCEQIMLSEFSEMHGQIKLLHEERTNLFDALRQLEEANLEAGASGIHSSLGRGKYSECSTTASSDDKQEFEDVSEEDEPSFHDTKEYFNEPNVGSGSNLSNNSGYADIKRRTKLPDPAEKEKAVSLWSMIKDNVGKDLTRVCLPVYFNEPISSLQKCFEDLEYSYLLDRAYEHGKSGNGLLRALNVAAFAVSGYASTEGRHCKPFNPLLGETYEADFPEKGIRFFSEKVSHHPTVIANHCEGKGWKFWGDTNLRSKFWGRSIQVEPVGVLTLEFDDGEVFQWSKVTSTIYNIILGKLYCDHHGVMQIRGNRQHSCTLKFKEQSILERNPHQVNGFVEDVAGQKAATVFGKWDDSLYYVAGDGVSKTKVSDPASNASLLWRRTKPPLNVTRYNLTSFAITLNELTPGLKEMLPPTDSRLRPDQRHLENGEYEKANLEKQRLERRQRMSRQLQESGWRPRWFEKQGENETFKYTGGYWEARGHRKWDDCPNIFGEFTEEQLADSA
- the LOC103860119 gene encoding oxysterol-binding protein-related protein 2A isoform X2 translates to MRVKELHPLCCITLESPHALDDNKPPPEPVTNLTRSRSLPATSLTGGSNRRSLASAGSVAGILYKWTNFSKGWRSRYFLLRDGILSYSKIRRPENLNLLSSSDDVRLIGNISADRLSRMDSCSGRRKQEKSVGIVHLKVSSFRESKSDDRKFYIFTATKTLHLRTDSISDRAAWLQALASAKCIFPLRSLNGDFSFTSPKDLSISTERLKKRLQEAGMNENLVKDCEQIMLSEFSEMHGQIKLLHEERTNLFDALRQLEEANLEAGASGIHSSLGRGKYSECSTTASSDDKQEFEDVSEEDEPSFHDTKEYFNEPNVGSGSNLSNNSGYADIKRRTKLPDPAEKEKAVSLWSMIKDNVGKDLTRVCLPVYFNEPISSLQKCFEDLEYSYLLDRAYEHGKSGNGLLRALNVAAFAVSGYASTEGRHCKPFNPLLGETYEADFPEKGIRFFSEKVSHHPTVIANHCEGKGWKFWGDTNLRSKFWGRSIQVEPVGVLTLEFDDGEVFQWSKVTSTIYNIILGKLYCDHHGVMQIRGNRQHSCTLKFKEQSILERNPHQVNGFVEDVAGQKAATVFGKWDDSLYYVAGDGVSKTKVSDPASNASLLWRRTKPPLNVTRYNLTSFAITLNELTPGLKEMLPPTDSRLRPDQRHLENGEYEKANLEKQRLERRQRMSRQLQESGWRPRWFEKQGENETFKYTGGYWEARGHRKWDDCPNIFGEFTEEQLADSA
- the LOC103860119 gene encoding oxysterol-binding protein-related protein 2A isoform X3 codes for the protein MNENLVKDCEQIMLSEFSEMHGQIKLLHEERTNLFDALRQLEEANLEAGASGIHSSLGRGKYSECSTTASSDDKQEFEDVSEEDEPSFHDTKEYFNEPNVGSGSNLSNNSGYADIKRRTKLPDPAEKEKAVSLWSMIKDNVGKDLTRVCLPVYFNEPISSLQKCFEDLEYSYLLDRAYEHGKSGNGLLRALNVAAFAVSGYASTEGRHCKPFNPLLGETYEADFPEKGIRFFSEKVSHHPTVIANHCEGKGWKFWGDTNLRSKFWGRSIQVEPVGVLTLEFDDGEVFQWSKVTSTIYNIILGKLYCDHHGVMQIRGNRQHSCTLKFKEQSILERNPHQVNGFVEDVAGQKAATVFGKWDDSLYYVAGDGVSKTKVSDPASNASLLWRRTKPPLNVTRYNLTSFAITLNELTPGLKEMLPPTDSRLRPDQRHLENGEYEKANLEKQRLERRQRMSRQLQESGWRPRWFEKQGENETFKYTGGYWEARGHRKWDDCPNIFGEFTEEQLADSA